Genomic segment of Serinicoccus hydrothermalis:
CCGGCAGGGCCGGACCGTCCCGGCGACGGCGCTGACGGTGCCGACGTGGCGCAGGCCTTCGCGGCGGGCCACGGGGCGGAGCCCGCCGGACCGGTATGGGTGGCGGCGGCGCTGCTGACCCGGGTCGCCGGACCCTGGCGGGCGCAGACCCCGGGCTGGGCCGCGCACACGCGCCGGATCGGCGAGGTCGCTCTCGAGCACGCGATGCGCCACTCGGCGGAGCGCTCCGCGGGCGCGGCCTCGCCCGGACGTCGCGCCGGGAGCACACCGGTCGGCAGCACACCGGCCGGCAGCACACCGGCCGGCAGCGCGCCGGCCGGCTCGCCCGCTCGTGCGGTCCCTGGCCCCGCGGTGCCGTCGACCGTCCGCACCGCCGACGGCGAGACCGTGCGGGTCGACCGCGCCTGGCCGCACAGCGACGGCACGGCGCAGGTCGCGATCGAGGGCCGGGACGCACGGGGCCGGCTGCGCGCCGGCGTCCTCGGCGAGGACGGCGGGCTCGACCTGCTGCCTCCCGGCGAGGACCCCCGGCTGCCGGGCCTGGCCGCCGCGGCCCGGACGGGCAGCCTGCTGGTGCACCGGCCCGGCCGTCGCGCGGTCGTGCACACCGCGGAGGGCTACCTCAAGGTCGTGCGTCCCGGTCGGGCCGAGGCGGTGGCGGCCGGGTCACGCATCGGTGCGCGGCTGGCCGACGGTGCCGGTCTCGGGTCGGCCGTGGTGCTGGCGATCACCGGTGACACGGTCCGTTTCGCCGCGCTGCCCGGCATACCGGTCCAGCGGCTGTCGGCGGACCCGGCCTGGCCGGCGGTCTGGGACGCCTGGGCGGACGCCTGGACCGTGTGGCAGACCCTGCCCGCCCCCGACCTCCCCGAGCACGGACCGGGGCACGAGGCCGAGGTGCTCCGGACCTGGGCGCGGCGGGCGGACGCGGTCGGCGTGCTCGCCGGCACGCCCTGGGCGGACCGGCTGGAGCGCACCGCGGCCGCGCTGGAGACCTCGCCCCGCGTGGGGACGGTCCCGGCGCACCGGGACCTGCACGACGGGCAGGTGCTGTGGGACGGCGAGCGGCTGGCGCTCATCGACCTGGACACCGTCTGCCGGGCCGAGCCGGCGCTCGACCTCGCCAACCTCGAGGCCCACGCGCGGCTGCGTCGCGCCCAGGGTCTGTGGTCGGGCCGGGCCGCCCGGGTCGTGGGCCAGGCGGTCGACCGGGTCGCCGGTGCCGGCGGCGTGGAGGAGGACCGGATGGCGCTGATGCGCCGGGCGACCCTCGCCCGGCTCGCGGCCGTCTACGCCTTCCGGCCGCGATGGCGGGAGACCGTGCTCGCCTGGGCGGACGAGGAATGGTGCCGTGGCCTGGGCGGATGAGAGACCTCTCATCCGGGTCTCACCGGTCTCTCCGACGGGTCGGGCACAGTGGTGACCATGAAGATGCTCGCCTCGGCCCTGGCCCTCGTCCTCATCGGTCTGACCGGTGGGTGGCTGTGGATCGACGCCGCCGCCGACGCTCGCGAGACCGAGGGGATCGTCGTCGTGGGGGCGCTGGAGCAGGCCGACGGCAGCGCCTCGCACGCGCGCGCGGCCGGTGACAGCGGCGCGGCCGTCATCACCGGACACCTCGTCGGCGCCGTGCAGGAGGGCACCCGGCAGCTCTCGGGGACCTTCGAGCAGGCCCGCAGCGAGGCGGAGCAGGCGGCCGCCGAGAAGGAGGCGGCCGAGAAGGCCGCGAAGGAGAAGGCGGCCCAGGAGAAGGCAGCCGAGGAGAAGGCCGCGGAAGAGAAGGCCGCCGAGGAGAGGGCTGCCGAGGAGGCCCGGCAGGCCGAGCGCGAGGCGCAGGAGGCGCAGCCCGCCCCGGCCCAGGTCCAGCCCTCGCCCGTCCTGTGCCGGGACGACGACGAGTGGGAGGAGTGCGACGACGACGACTGGGACGACGACTGGGACGACTGATCCCGCCGTCGCGCGCCTAGTCTGGGCGGGTGAGCACCCACCGTCCGGCGGTCCCGCCCACCACGCTGTCGCGTCACAGCCTGCTCGTCGAGACGCTGCTCGTCCTCGGCGTCAGCCTGGGTGCCTCGGCGCTCTGGTCGGTGCTCAGCCTGGCCCGCAAGCTCACTGCGCAGGGCGGGCTGGCCGCGCAGACCACGAGCATGAACACCAGCACCACCCCGGACCGGCCCTGGCTCGACCTCGCCCACCAGCTCGTCGGCATCGGGCTCGCGCTGGTGCCGGTGCTGCTGGCGGTGCACCTGCTCGGCCGCGGGATCTCCCGCCCCTGGCGCTTCCTGGGGCTCGACCGCACCCGGCCGGTGCGCGACCTGGCGCAGGGCACGATGCTCGCCGCGGTGATCGGCATACCGGGGCTCGGCCTCTATCTCCTCGCCCGCGGGCTCGGCGTCAACACCACCGTCGCGCCGGCGAACCTGCCGGACGTCTGGTGGGCGGTGCCGATCCTCGTGCTGGCCGCGGTGCAGAACGCGGTGGTCGAGGAGGTCATCGCCGTGGGCTACCTCTTCACGCGGTGGGCCCAGGCCGGGTGGTCGACCTGGACGATCATCGTCACCTCGGCGCTGCTGCGCGGCAGCTACCACCTCTACCAGGGCTTCGGCGGCTTCGTGGGCAACGTCGCGATGGGGATCATCCTCGGCTGGTTCTACACCCGGACCCGCCGGGTCATGCCGCTGGTCGTCGCGCACACGCTCCTCGACGTCGTGGCCTTCGTCGGGTATGCCGCGCTCGCCGGGCGGGTCGACTGGCTCTGACCGGAGCGGGTCGCCGCGCGCGGGACTGACAGGTGGCGCACAGGTCGCGCTGGGCGGGGGCATACCCCGGGCGGTGATCGTGGGGTGGACGCCGCGCCCTGCGGCGACCGACGACCCTGGAGGGAACCACCATGAAGAAGACCACCGCCACCGTGCTCGGTGTCACCGGACTGGCCGCCGTCGTCATCGGCTTCGGCGTGGCCGTCCCCAGCATCGCCGAGGACAACGAGCAGAGGACCACGACGGTCGACGCCGCGACGGGCACCGCGGAGCCGGAGGCACCCCAGGCGCCGGAGGACGGGACGACGCCGGAGGGCACGACGACCCCCGACGGCACGACCCCGCAGGACCCGGGTATGCCGGCCGCGCCCGGGCCTGGCGCGATGGCCGGCCCGCGCGGGCTCTCGCTCGCGACCGCCGCGGAGGTGCTGGGCCTGGGCGAGGAGGACCTGCTCGCCCAGCTGGCCGAGGGCACGACCCTGGGCGAGGTCGCCGACGCCCAGGGCGTGGCGCGGCAGGAGCTCGTCGACGCGCTGGTCGCCGAGACCGAGGAGCAGCTCACCGCGCTGCTCGACGAACCGATGACCGGGCTCGGCATACCGGGCGGCGGCATGGTGCCCGGTGGGACGCCGGGGGAGGGGCAGGGCACGGCGCCCGGCCAGGAGGGCACCCCGGACCTGCCCTGGGACCCGGACGGCTCGACCGGGCAGGACGGGTCGGGCACCGGCGAGGAGGACTCCACGGCGACCACCGACGGCAGCACCGCGTAGGTGGGGGCGGGGCGCGGCATACCCTGGACCCATGACGCAGATCGTCCACCTGCCCGAGCAGGATCGCTGGGTCGCCCGCGCGGAGGACCGCGAGACCGGGTACCTCTCCTACGAGCTCGACGGCGGCCTCCTCGACCTGCAGCACACGGTCGTCGAGCCGGAGGCGCGCGGTCAGGGCCTGGGCGGCCGGCTGGTCGAGGCGGCGCTGGGGTATGCCCGCGCCGAGGACCTGCGGGTGCGGCCGACCTGCCCGTTCGTGCCGGCCTACGTCGCGGACCACCCCGAGCACGCCGACCTGCTCGAAGGGGCGGCGGGCGGTGCCGGTGGCGCCGAGGGCGTGCCGACCGTGGAGATCCGGGACCAGAGCATCCGGCTGGGGCAGCTGCTCAAGCTGGCCGGGCTGGTGCAGGACGGGGCGATGGCGCGGATGGTCATCGAGAACGGCGAGGTGACCGTCGACGGCGAGACCGTGATGCGGCGCGGCACGCAGGTGCGGCCCGGTCAGGTCGTGACGTATGCCGGTGAGTCGGTCTCCCCGGTCAACGGCTGAGGCGGCGCGCCCCGTGCGGCGTCTATCCTCGGTGGGGTCGAAGGAGGTCCGATGACCCTCTCCCCCCACGGCTCCAGCGCGGTGGCCACCGGCTCGCTGCGCAAGGGGCTGCCGGTGATGCTGCTCGGCGGGATCCTCGCCTGGGTCGCCGGGCAGTCGTGGAGCGTGCAGCGCGGGTCGGGCGAGGTCTTCCAGGTGCTCATGGCCTACGGCAACCTCGCGGTGATGGCGGTCGCCGCCCAGCTCATCGCCGGACCCCGCGGGCGGGCCTGGATGATGGCGACCGCCGGGGCGATCGGCATGACGGTGCCGTGGTTCTTCGGTCTCGCGGTCGCCCAGGACGGCCAGGGGGTGCTCGTGCCCACGCTCGTCGTGGCGGTGACGAGCTGGGGGATGACCTATGTCGTCTCCACCCTCACCCGCATCACCGTCCGCCGCCGCGGCCGCTGAGGTGCGCCGGGCCCTCCGCCAGGCTCAGCCGGGCCGGGCTCAGCGCCGACCGGCATACCTGGACCCGCCGGGCCGCCCGGCATACCTGCCTGAATTCGACCTCTCGAAACGTCGCCATGGCGACGTTTCCAGAGGTCGAAATCGTGCTGGCGCGACCGTCGCCGGAATTCGACCGTGCTTTTCACTGCCATGGCGACGTTTCGAGAGGTCGAATTCGGGGGAGGGCCCGGAACACCGACACCGCCCGGCCCGCGACCGAGCGCAGGCCTGCGACCGGGGCCAGGCCCGCGACCGGGCTCGGGCCCGCGACGGGGGTCAGCCCTGCGTCCGCAGCCACTCCGCGGCGACGTCCAGCAGGCGGTCGTTGGCCTCGGTCTCGCCGATCGTGCAGCGGACGCCGTCGCCGGCGAAGGGCCGGACCATGAGCCCCCGCTCCTGCGCGGCCTGGGCGAAGGGCACGGCGTCGTCGCCGAGCGGGAGCCAACAGAAGTTGCCCTGCGCCTGCGGCACCTGCCACCCCTGCTCGCGCAGCCCGGCCACGACCCGCTCGCGCTCGCCGACGAGCTCCTCGACCCGGGCGAGCAGCTCGTCCTCGGCCGCCAGGCTGGCGATCGCGGCGTGCTGCGCGAGGTCGGTCACGCCGAACGGGGTGGCGGCCTTGCGCAGCGCGGTGGCGACCGCGGCGTGCGCGACGGCATACCCGATCCGCAGCCCGGCCAGGCCGTAGGCCTTGGAGAAGGTCCGCAGCACGACGACGTTCGGGTATTCCTGCGCGATCGCCAGCGCGTCGGACACCGACTCCTCGGTGGTGAACTCGACGTAGGCCTCGTCGACGACCACGAGCAGGTCGCTCGGCACCTTGTCGAGGAAGGCGCGCAGCTCCTGCTCGGTCACGGCCGGGCCGGTGGGGTTGTTGGGCGTGCAGACGACGACGAGGCGGGTGCGGTCGGTGATCGCCTCGGCCATCGCGTCGAGGTCGTGCCGCGCATCCGCGTCCAGCGGCACCTGCACCGAGCGGGCGCCGGAGAGCGCCACGACGATCGGGTATGCCTCGAAGCTGCGCCAGGCGTACACCACCTCGTCGTCCGGGTCGCAGGCGATGGCGACGAGCTGGGCCAGGACCGCGACGCTGCCGGTGCCGGTGGCCAGCTGCTCGACGGGGACGCCCAGTCGCACGGCCAGCGCCTCGGTGAGCGCGACCACGCCCATGTCGGGGTAGCGGTTGACCTGCTGCGCGGCGTCCGAGATGGCCTGCGTGACCGAGGGTAGCGGGGGGAAGGGGTTCTCGTTGGACGAGATCTTGTAGGACGTGACCCCCTCAACCGGCGCCGGCGGCTTCCCCGGGACGTAGGCCGGAACCCCGGCCAGGGTGCTGCGGAGACGGACGGGCGCGGGCTGGTCGGTCATGGGGTCAGCGTAGCCAGGGGTCTGCGGCCAGAGGTGCCTACCCTCAGCCCTTCCCTGTGCACGGATCTGCAGCCTGTGCACGCCACAGGAACCCCAGCCACACCTGTGCACGCTTGCTGGAGCAAGGCTGCAGATATTTCCTCGGCTCCGCCCCAGCAAGCGTGCCCAGGTCTGACCGAGGCTGGCGAGGTCAGCGGCGCGCGGGGAGTACATCGGTCGCGGCGAGGTCGTCCCCGACGAAGAGCAACGGCTCGCCGCTGGTGACGGAGAGGGCATACGAGAAGCAGTCGCCGTAGTTCAGCCGCGCCGGATGGCCGGACCCGCGACCGAAGCGCCGGTATGCCGTGCGCGCCACCTCGGCGTCGCGGGCGGTGACGGGCACGACCTCGACGGCGAGCTCGCGCAGGAGGTCGTCCAGCCGCGCGCCGTGCGTGGACGAGCGCTGGTCGGCGACGATCCCCACCTCGAGCCAGGTCGCGGCGGACATGCGGCACTGACCCGCGAGCGCGGTCCTCGCGAGATCCTCGAAGCCCTCCTCGCCCTGCAGGATCGCGAGCAGGGCCGAGGAGTCGAGGATCATCGCGGGAGCCCGGTCCGGTCGTCGTAGAGGTCGTCGGCCGAGGCGATCTCCATCTCGCCGACGAGCCGGGCGTCGGCCGCGGCGAAGGCGTCGACGACAGCGCGGACCCGCTCCATCCGGGGCCCGAGACCGGCTCCGTCGGGGTCGACCTCGTAGTCGCGCAGCAGCCGGGTCAGCGCCTCCCGACGGCACCGGTCTGGGACCGTCCCGTCACGCGGGCGGCCTCCCGGGCGAGGGCGTGGACCCGTTCGCTCTTGATGTTGAGGCTCACAGTGCCATTCTACCCGTCGAGAGATCTACCCTTCTACCATCACGTTCTTGAGGCCCGAGAGAGTCGTCGCGCACCGCCGCGCGGATGCCAGCGCCCGGACAGCCGCGCGTGGGATCATGGGCGGCATGAAGATCCTCGCCAGCATCGTGGCCAACGGTGTCGCCCTCTGGGTCGCGGCCTCGCTCCTGTCCGGCATCGAGTTCGGCGGACAGGGTCTGTCGGCGCTGCTCACCGTCGTGCTCGTCGCCGCCGTCTTCGGCGTCGTCAACGCCTTCGTCCGGCCCTTGGTGCAGCTGCTGTCGCTGCCGCTCATCATCCTCAGCCTCGGGCTGTTCCTCGTCGTGATCAACGCCCTCATGCTGCTGCTGACCTCCTGGCTCGCCGGCGTCCTCGGCCTGGACTTCCAGGTCACCGACTTCTGGTGGGACGCCGTCCTGGGCTCGATCATCATCTCGGTGGTCTCGATGTTCGTCGGGATGCTCCTGCCGGACGGTCGCAGCCGTCCATGACGTCGCCCGGCCGCGCCGCGTCAGCATGCCGCGAGGTCAGGCTGACGTCTGCGGTACCGTCGCCAGGCACGTCCCCAGCACGAAGGAGTTCCGCGTGAGCGACGACGAGGTCGCGGCCAGCGCCGCGCCCGGAGGTCACGAGCCGCCCGAGCGCGACATCACC
This window contains:
- a CDS encoding aminoglycoside phosphotransferase family protein translates to MAEHAKVHAPARAVDDPVLKLLLDPERLSALLRTPVRVTRVRPKTGVSHTAALVDGTGTGWVQVLVGEARAKGVKARERAERYGLGHLVRTVPLPQWDAELLWGGIATDPALAAPLRRSGLDLGADGLRVLRYNPLRRVVVRDGEEVVRISAARHRDDMVAVARALHDRGVAVVTPLDGADGSDRRGGRVSRWPWVEGEDLATLEQRCAPLPPADPGRDDVLDRVAAAGAVAARLHAVPVSAVPSLEHRGWDDLLQSAGRAVRQLETVAPEVADEAGRALSALPRTVPTGPSVVLHGDLSLDQFLVGQDGQVRLTDLERACLGPVGLDLASLAAEQLVRLVDPAGPDRPGDGADGADVAQAFAAGHGAEPAGPVWVAAALLTRVAGPWRAQTPGWAAHTRRIGEVALEHAMRHSAERSAGAASPGRRAGSTPVGSTPAGSTPAGSAPAGSPARAVPGPAVPSTVRTADGETVRVDRAWPHSDGTAQVAIEGRDARGRLRAGVLGEDGGLDLLPPGEDPRLPGLAAAARTGSLLVHRPGRRAVVHTAEGYLKVVRPGRAEAVAAGSRIGARLADGAGLGSAVVLAITGDTVRFAALPGIPVQRLSADPAWPAVWDAWADAWTVWQTLPAPDLPEHGPGHEAEVLRTWARRADAVGVLAGTPWADRLERTAAALETSPRVGTVPAHRDLHDGQVLWDGERLALIDLDTVCRAEPALDLANLEAHARLRRAQGLWSGRAARVVGQAVDRVAGAGGVEEDRMALMRRATLARLAAVYAFRPRWRETVLAWADEEWCRGLGG
- a CDS encoding CPBP family intramembrane glutamic endopeptidase; amino-acid sequence: MSTHRPAVPPTTLSRHSLLVETLLVLGVSLGASALWSVLSLARKLTAQGGLAAQTTSMNTSTTPDRPWLDLAHQLVGIGLALVPVLLAVHLLGRGISRPWRFLGLDRTRPVRDLAQGTMLAAVIGIPGLGLYLLARGLGVNTTVAPANLPDVWWAVPILVLAAVQNAVVEEVIAVGYLFTRWAQAGWSTWTIIVTSALLRGSYHLYQGFGGFVGNVAMGIILGWFYTRTRRVMPLVVAHTLLDVVAFVGYAALAGRVDWL
- a CDS encoding GNAT family N-acetyltransferase; translation: MTQIVHLPEQDRWVARAEDRETGYLSYELDGGLLDLQHTVVEPEARGQGLGGRLVEAALGYARAEDLRVRPTCPFVPAYVADHPEHADLLEGAAGGAGGAEGVPTVEIRDQSIRLGQLLKLAGLVQDGAMARMVIENGEVTVDGETVMRRGTQVRPGQVVTYAGESVSPVNG
- the hisC gene encoding histidinol-phosphate transaminase, whose amino-acid sequence is MTDQPAPVRLRSTLAGVPAYVPGKPPAPVEGVTSYKISSNENPFPPLPSVTQAISDAAQQVNRYPDMGVVALTEALAVRLGVPVEQLATGTGSVAVLAQLVAIACDPDDEVVYAWRSFEAYPIVVALSGARSVQVPLDADARHDLDAMAEAITDRTRLVVVCTPNNPTGPAVTEQELRAFLDKVPSDLLVVVDEAYVEFTTEESVSDALAIAQEYPNVVVLRTFSKAYGLAGLRIGYAVAHAAVATALRKAATPFGVTDLAQHAAIASLAAEDELLARVEELVGERERVVAGLREQGWQVPQAQGNFCWLPLGDDAVPFAQAAQERGLMVRPFAGDGVRCTIGETEANDRLLDVAAEWLRTQG
- a CDS encoding type II toxin-antitoxin system VapC family toxin, coding for MILDSSALLAILQGEEGFEDLARTALAGQCRMSAATWLEVGIVADQRSSTHGARLDDLLRELAVEVVPVTARDAEVARTAYRRFGRGSGHPARLNYGDCFSYALSVTSGEPLLFVGDDLAATDVLPARR
- a CDS encoding type II toxin-antitoxin system VapB family antitoxin — translated: MSLNIKSERVHALAREAARVTGRSQTGAVGRR
- a CDS encoding phage holin family protein, with the translated sequence MKILASIVANGVALWVAASLLSGIEFGGQGLSALLTVVLVAAVFGVVNAFVRPLVQLLSLPLIILSLGLFLVVINALMLLLTSWLAGVLGLDFQVTDFWWDAVLGSIIISVVSMFVGMLLPDGRSRP